In Porites lutea chromosome 1, jaPorLute2.1, whole genome shotgun sequence, a single genomic region encodes these proteins:
- the LOC140935332 gene encoding centrosomal protein of 19 kDa-like, translated as MFTPRKCGVKFDPPTLVVFYEVNLTGKLHKRSMPIRMLRKDSSVSDAVDELKNSSRHGKYLENISYSQLEKLLTMIQNKMKGMESNQIKNISSGARPNSSGEEDLNKLDDYELDKRKAAMDEDFEKNRLRPGDADYVYDKEVEFNEGKIESGWDDEDDYSDPDF; from the exons ATGTTTACTCCTCGTAAATGTGGGGTTAAATTCGACCCTCCGACTCTTGTTGTCTTCTACGAAGTAAACCTAACAG gAAAACTACACAAACGATCAATGCCAATAAGAATGCTGCGGAAAGATTCAAG TGTATCAGATGCAGTCGATGAATTAAAGAATAGCTCCCGACATGGAAAATACTTGGAAAACATCTCTTACTCACAG CTTGAGAAACTATTAACAATGATTCAGAACAAAATGAAAGGAATGGAGTCAAATCAAATCAAGAATATTTCTTCTGGAGCACGGCCGAACAGCAGTGGAGAAGAAGACCTGAATAAACTGGACGATTATGAACTTGATAAGAGAAAAGCGGCCATGGATGAGGATTTTGAGAAGAACAGACTAAGACCAGGAGATGCAGATTATGTGTATGATAAGGAGGTGGAATTTAACGAGGGCAAAATAGAATCAGGATGGGATGACGAGGACGATTATTCAGATCcggatttttaa